The following nucleotide sequence is from Acidimicrobiales bacterium.
CCGGTAAGCCTCCGCCTCCATCCATCCCTGCGCGACATGTTCACGCAGCGATCGGTCTGCCACCGCGCCGGCGGCGTCCTTTTCCTTGTAGAGCGAGATCAACCTGTCGGCCACCGCCAGGAAACGACCCGGCGACCTCAGTGTCAGGCCTCTCTCCGACCCTGTGGTCGCCATCGCGACCGACCAACCCTGACCCACCCCCCCGAGCACGTCGTCGTCGGTCACCTCGACACCGTCGAAGAACACTTCGGCGAATCCCTCGTCACCGTCCAGGCGGCCGAATCCCCTCACCTCGACCCCCGGAGCGTCGAGCGGGACGAGGAAGTATGTGAGACCTCGATGGCGCTTGGACTCGGGGTCTGTTCGGAACAAGCCGAACAGGTGGGTGCAGAACGCGCCCCGCGTCGTCCAGATCTTCTGGCCGTGAAGTGCCCATCCGCGCTCGGTTCGCTCGGCCCGGCTGCTGATGCCCGCCAGGTCGCTGCCGGCGCCCGGCTCGGACCATCCCTGGCACCACAGGTCCTCCGCGGCAGCCATGCGCGGCAGGATCCTCGACTGCTGATCCGGTGTGCCGAACTCGAAGATGCTCGGCGCGAGCAGGAAGATGCCGTTCTGTGTGACCCGTTGCGGCGCTCCTGCGCGGTAGTACTCCTCCTCGAATATCAGCCATTGCCAGAGCGACGCGCCCCGACCGCCGTACTGCTCAGGCCACGACACGACCGCCCAGCGATCCTCGTGAAGCCGGCGTTCCCACGCGAGGTGCAGCGCGAACCCTTCGCGTGTGTCACCGGACGGGAGCGCCGGCCGGGGAACGTTCTCCTCGAGCCATGCCCGAGCCTGCGCGCGGAAAGCCTCGTCCTCCGGGCTCCACGTGAGATCCACGCGCTACAGCTCCTCTCCGCCCGCGTCGCGAACGACCGCACCCAGCCACGCCGGCTCCTCTCCCCCGCCGTCCACGACGAGCTCGGCGCCCGTCACGTACGACACGCCGGGTGACGAGAGGAGTAGGCACGCCGCGGCCACGTCCTGTGCAGTCGCGAAGCGCCGCATAGGGACCGTCTTCTCGACGGCGCCCGGGTTCTGCCCGTAGGTCTCCTCGAGCAGCTCCGTGCGCAACAGGCCGGGGCTCACCAGGTTCACCCGCACCTTCGGGGCCCATTCGAGCGCGAGGCTGCGGGTAAGCCCGACGAGACCGGCCTTGGCAGCCACGTAGGCGGACACGTCCTTCGAGGGGCGCATCGAGACCGTGCTGCCGATGTTGATGATGACGCCGCCGTCGTCTTGGGCCTGCATCACCTCGTTGACACGCTGCGCCACGTAGAAGGGGCCCAGCAGGTTGAGCGCGACGACCTTCTCGAACAGGCGCGGGCTCATGGTGGCGGCCGGGGCGTAGGGCGTCCCGCCGGCGTTGTTGATTAGGACGTCGACGCGACCGTGATCGGCGACGACCGCCGACACCAGGCTGCGCACCTGCTCCGGATCGCGGACGTCGCATGGGAAAAAAGACGCAGCCAGGGTGCCCGCAGAAGGTTGGTTGCGGCCGCAGGCCACCACGTGATCGCCGGCCTCCGCGAACGCTTCGACCAGTCCCTTGCCGAGCCCCCGCCCGCCTCCGGTCACCAGGACCACCCGCCCCACCCGGGTCAACGCATCCACCTCGACAACGACTCGACCACGCACGCAGGCGCCTCCGAGCCCTCCACCTCGATGGTGATCTCGACGGTGGTCTGCACCCCGCCGGGGACCTCCACGGCCTCGGCCAGGCACGCCGAGGCACGGATCCTGTCTCCCTCGCGCACACGTGCGGGGAACCTGACCGCGCCCGTGCCGTAGTTGACGCCGCTGGATACGCCGCGCACCTCGAGCAGATCCGGAAGGAAGCGGTTCGTCAAGGACAGCACCATCAGCGGAGGAACGTCACCGTTCGCCGCCGGCACACCTGTGGCGTCGACGAAGTCACTCACCTCCGCCGCTTCAACGGTCCCCCACGGCGTGACCCCGAGGTGGCGCCCGGCGGCACCGATCAGCTCGTCGGGTGTCTCGAAGACCGACTTCCCGGTAGTGCCCTGCCCGATGGTCATGGGTGCTGGCTGCTCACGCTTATGACCTCACCGGTCAGGTAGCTGGCATAGCCGCTCGCCAGGAAGACGATCACGTTCGCGACCTCCCACGGCTCTGCCGCGCGACCGAATGCCTCCCGCGACTTCAGCTCTTCGAGCAGCTCCTCGGTGGTCACCTTCGCGAGAAACGGGTGCATGGCGAGACTCGGTGCCACCGCGTTCACACGGACCCCGTAAGGCGCGGCCTCGGTGGCAGCGCACCGGGTCAGAGCCATCACACCGGCCTTCGCCGCGGCATAGTGGGCCTGCCCTTGCTGAGCGCGCCACCCCAACACCGACGCGTTGTTGACGATCACACCTTCGCCGCGTTCGCGCATGTGGCGCAGGGCGGCGCGGGTGCAGCGGAACGTGCCGTTCAAGGTCACATCGACGACCTTGCCCCACTGCTCGTCGGTCATGTCGACAAGGTCCGCGGTCCCCCCGAGGCCGGCGTTGTTGACCAGCACGTCGATGCCGCCATGGCGGGCAACTGCGGCCGCGAAGAGTGCCTGCACCTGGGCCTCGTCGGTTACGTCGCAAGGGATCGCCAGAGGGCGCTCCCCGGCCATAGCGGCCAACTGATCCGCCGCCTCGCTCAGACGGCGTTCGTGCGCATCGCTCACCACGACAGTGGCGCCTTCCTCCACACAGCGTCTGGCGGTAGCGAACCCGATGCCCGTGCCCGCCGCGGCGGTCACGACGACCACCTTCGAATCGAGCAGCCCGTGGCCGGACACGTACTCCGGCTGCTTCGCCAGACCCGTGTCGCTCAAGGCTTCGACCCCTGCGGGGGTGCCGCGCCGTAGACCGGCGCCGGCGGAGGAGCTTCCGCCAGCAGATCCTTGACAACCGCTCCGACCTCGCCAGGCTCCCACCGCGCCGCCTTGTCGAAGGTGGGCCCGTGCTGCCAACCGTCCGCCACACCGATTCGGCCGCCTTCGACCTCGAAGACCCGCCCTGTCACCCACGCGGACTCGGCCGAGCCGAGCCAGACCACCAGCGGCGAGACGTTGTCCGGGGCCATCTCGTCGAAGGCACCGGGCTCTGGAGCCTTCATCGTCTCGGTGAACACGTCTTCGGTCATGCGGGTGCGCGCGGCGGGAGCGATCGCGTTCGCGGTCACTCCATACCGGCCGAGCTCCGCCGCTTGCACCAGGGTGAGCGACAGGATGCCTCCCTTTGCAGCGGAATACGCGGACTGCCCGACGCTCCCGAGCAGACCGGCACCGGACGAGGTGTTGATGATCCTTGCGTCGTTGCCCCGGCCTGCCTTCGCCTCGTCACGCCAGTGCGCGACAGCCCGGCGCGCGACGCAGAAATGCCCCTTCAGGTGGACTCTCACCACGGCGTCCCACTCGTCCTCCGTGGCGTTCGCGAACATCCGGTCCCGCACGAATCCTGCGTTGTTGACCACGGCATCGAGCCGGCCAAACGACTCGAGCGCGCTGGCAACGATCCGCTTGGAACCCTCCCAGTCAGCTACGTCGTCGAAGTTGGCGACGGCCTTCCCTCCGGAAGACCTGATCTCCTCGACCACCTGCTCCGCTGGCGTGGCTGACGCGCCGGCGCCGTCGAGGGCCGTGCCGAAGTCGTTGACCACGACGGCAGCGCCTTGCCGGGCGAACTCCAAGGCATGGGCTCTCCCGATGCCGCGGCCCGCACCGGTGACGATCACGACCCTTCCCTCGCAGATCAAGACAGCACACCTCTCTCCTCTAGCGCCTTCTGGCGCAGCACGTTCTTCAGGACCTTCCCGCTGGCGTTCAAGGGCAACGCCGCGACTATCTCGACGCGCCTCGGCACCTTGAAGTTCGCCATGCGTCCACGGGCAAAGTCGATGAGCGCGTCGGCGACGACCGTCTCACCGGGCCTCGGCACGACGAAGGCCAGACCGACCTCCCCGAGTCGTTGGTCCGGCACGCCGACCACAGCTACCTGCGCCACACCGGGGAACTCCATGAGAGCTGCCTCGATCTCCGCCGGATACGCGTTGAACCCGCCGACGATGAACATGTCCTTCATCCGGTCGGTGATCTTCAGCCCGCCGTCGCCGTCCAGCATCCCCACGTCGCCGGTGTGCAGCCACCCGTCGGTGTCGATCGTCTCCGCAGTGGCCGCCTCGTCCTCGAAGTAGCCCTCCGTAACCGGGTAACCGCGTACGACGATCTCACCGGCCTCGCCCATCGGCGTCGGTCGCCCCTGCGCGTCGACTGTGCGCACCTCGACCCCCGGTATCGCCCGGCCTGATGTAGCCGACACCACCTCGGGAGGGTCGCCGGCACGGCACATCGTCACGAGGCCGGTCGTCTCGGTCAGCCCGTAAGCTGTGAGGACGACGTCGAACCCGAGCTCCTCGCGCATTCGCCGCAGCAGCTCCACGGGGACCGCGGCCGCCCCGGTTACGGCCAAGCGCAGTGACCGCAGCTGCTCCCTTCGCTCCGGCGGGAGCGCCAGCAGCGAGTGGTAGACGGTGGGTGGCCCGGGGAAGACGGTGATGCGTTCGCGCGCGATCAGCTCCGCCGCGCTCGACGCGTCGAACACCGGCACGGGGAACAGAGTCGCCCCGGCTGTCATCGCCGCCACGAGTCCCGCCTTGGACCCGAACGTGTGGAACAGCGGGTTGGACAGCAGGTAGCGATCCCCGAAGGTGATGCCCAGGTTCTGCGCGTAGTAGCGGTACGAACGGATCGTCGCGCCGTGCTTGAGGGGGACTCCCTTCGGGGCGCCCGTCGTACCGGAGGTGAACATGAGGTCGGACGTGTCGCCGGGTTGGACCGCCGCCGCGCGCCGGCGTGCCTCGCTGGCCGCTGCGCGTTTCCGGCCGGACTCGAGAAGCGAGCTCCACTCGGTCACCAGATCGACCGTCCGGCGCAGGTGCGGCAGCTGTTCTCCTTCGAGAGTGGCCCGGTAGTCGCGCCCGAGGAAGTCGCTGACCGTGATGAGCAGCTTGGCCCTGCTGCGGTTGAGGATATGAGCGGCCTCGGGACCCTGGTACCGGGTGTTGAGCGGCACGAGGACACAGCCGGCGCATGCGATCCCGAGCATGGCCACTATCCAGTTCGCGGAGTTGGGGGCCCAGATCGCGACGTTGTCGCCGGGCTCGACCCCGCAGGAGACCAGAGCGCCGGCGGCATCCATGGCGAGCTCCGCCAGTTCGCGGTAGGTGATCCTGGCCTGACCCTCGACGACCGCTTCGGCTTCGGGGTACGCGGCGGCGACCGCTTCTAGGAGCGCCGGGATCGTCTGCGCGGTGGTGGCCTCTTCAAGAACAAGAATAAGCTTCTAGCCTAGACGACGACACCGAGGGGGACCCACGGCGATGGCACCGGCAACCGACGATCTTCACCGCCCCGCTTACGGCGGCGATCTGCTGGTTCGAGGATTGAAGCGGAACCCGTCCAAGCCAGCCGTCTACCTCGGTGACCGGGTGCTCACGTCCGCCGAGATGTCAGATGAGATCAGCAGGTGGGTCCAGGCGTACGAGGCATGGGGGATCACTCAGGGGAGCCCCACGGCGACGCTCGCAGCGAACCGTCCCGAGGTCCTCTTCGCCATCGGGGCCGGGATGGTGGCCGGCTGCCGCGGCACTGCCCTGCACCCGATGGGCTCGCTCGACGACCACTCTTACATCCTCGAGGACGCCGGTATCGAAACCTTGTTCTACGACCCCTCCACCTACGAGGAGAGGGCCATGGCCCTCAAGGAGAAGGTCCCGGGACTCAAGCGGGTTATCGCTCTGGCACCGACCGATGCCGCGGAGGACGTCCCGACGGCGGCTGCCCGCTTCGGTACCCGCACCCTGCGCCCCGCCGGCGCAGCACCCGACGCGCCCTATTCGATCGCCTACACGGGGGGCACCACGGGCCGGCCCAAGGGTGTGGTCGGCACCTACCGGAGCATGTCGACCATGACGACGATCCAAATGGCCGAGTGGCAGTGGCCGGACGAGTTGAAGTTCCTCTGCTGCACGCCGCTCAGCCACGCTGGCGCAGCTTTCTTCGTGCCGACACTGCTGCGCGGCGGCTCGCTCTACGTCCTCCCCCACTTCGACCCCGAGAGGGTGCTCGACACCATCGAGAAGCACCGCATCACCGCAACCATGCTGGTTCCGACGATGATCTACGTGCTGCTCGACCACCCCAAGACTGCGACGTCCGATCTGTCGAGCCTGCAGATGCTCTACTACGGCGCCGCTGCCATGTCGCCGACCCGTCTCGACGAGGGCATCGACCTACTCGGCCGGATCTTCTTCCAGTACTACGGGCAGGCTGAGTGCCCCATGACCATCACGGTGTTGCGAACCGAGGAGCACACCCCGGGCGACAGGGAGCGACTCTCCACCTGCGGTCGCCCCGTTCCGTGGCTCGACGTCGCGCTGCTCGACGACGAAGGCCAGGAGGTCGCCCAGGGCGACCCTGGCGAGATCTGCGTTCGCGGCCCCCTCGTGATGAAGGAGTACCTCAACAAGCCTGAGCAGACGGCCGAAGCCCTGAGGTTCGGCTGGCTGCACACAGGCGACGTCGCCCGTGCTGACGAGGAGGGCTTCCTCACGATCGTCGACCGCAAGAAGGACATGATCGTGACCGGAGGGTTCAACGTCTTCCCCCGGGAGATCGAGGACGTCCTCTCGTCGCACCCCTCCGTGTCCGCTGCCGCTGTCATCGGCGTTCCCGATGACAAGTGGGGTGAGGCGGTGAAGGCGGTGGTCGTCCGCAAGCCGGGGAGCGAAGTGGCCGATTCCGAGCTCATAGCGCTCGCAAAGGACCGCAAGGGTCCGGTGTCCGCTCCCAAGACCGTCGACTTCGTGGACGCCATCCCGGTCAGCCCGCTCGGCAAGCCGGACAAGAAGGCGCTGCGGGCTCAGTACTGGGGCGGCGCCGACCGCATGGTCAACTAGTCGACCACGCCGGATCCCTGCCCGATCAACCCTACGACGCTTGCTTCGCGAGCTCCGCGGCGATCTGGATGATCTGGTCCTCCTGCCCGCCGACCAGCCCCTGGCGGCCGCACTCGAGGAGTATCTCTGCGCCTGAAACGCCGTAGCGGTCGGCGGCGCGGTAGGCGTGCTTCAAGAAGCTGGAGTACACGCCGGCGTAACCCATGATGAGGGCGAGGCGATCCAGGGTGCACTCGCCGTCCATGACCGGCCGCACGACGTCCTCGGCGGCGTCGATGATCGCCAGGACGTCGATTCCCGTGCGGATGCCGAGGCGCTCGAACACGGCCGCCATCGCTTCGACGCTCGTGTTGCCGGCGCCGGCGCCGAAGCGGCGCGTGGAGCCGTCGACCTGGACCGCACCGGCACGAACGGCGAGAACGGTGTTGGCGACCGACAACGACAGGTTCTCGTGCCCGTGGAACCCAACCTGGGCCTCCGAGCCGATCTCGGCCACCAGCGCGGCCACCCGGTCGGAGGCGTCCTCCATGACCATGGCGCCGGCGGAGTCCACGACGTAGACGCACTGGCACCCCGCGTCGACCATGATCCGAGCCTGCTTGGCGAGGATCTCCGGCGGCTGGCTGTGGGCCATCATCAAGAACCCGACCGTCTCCAGGCCGATCTCGCGTGCCAGGCCGAAGTGCTGCTCGGACACGTCCGCTTCGGTGCAGTGCGTCGCGATGCGGATCACCGAGATGCCGAGCTCGGCTACGGCCGTGATGTCGTCCTTGGTGCCCACTCCGGGGAGCATCAGCGCAGCGATCTTCGCCTTCTTTGCCGTCGCGACGGCGGCCTTCATCAACTTGCGTTCGTCGACGAGCGAGAAGCCGTAGTTGAACGAGCTGCCCCCCAGCCCGTCGCCATGCGTCACTTCGATCACGGGGACGCCCGCTGCGTCGAGTGCTTCCACGATCGTGATCACGTCGTCCTCGGTGAACTGGTGGCGCTTGGCGTGCGACCCGTCGCGAAGGGATGTGTCGGTGACGCGGATGTCGAGTGTGTCGGAGTAGGGCATCGCTCTATTCTCCCGATGAGATGTGGCGGGCGATCTCGTCGCCGACCTTCGCCGCAGCGGCCGTCATGATGTCCAGGTTCCCCGCGTATGGCGGCAGGAAGTCGCCGGCGCCTTCCACCTCCACGAAGATCGCCACCCGGCCGGTGGTTCCGCCTTTCCCGTCGGGGACCTCGTCGAACTGCGGGTCGCTTCGCATCCTGTAGCCGGGCACGTAAGCCTGTACCGATTCGACCATCTGGCGCACCGAGCGGTCGACCTTGTCGTGGTCCGCGGCCGCCGGCAGCGAGCAGAAGATCGTGTCGCGCATCATGATCGGCGGATCTGCCGGGTTGAGGACGATGATCGCCTTTCCGCGCGCCGCCCCGCCGAGGACCTCGACGGCACGTGAGGTCGTGCGGGTGAACTCGTCGATGTTCTGACGCGTTCCCGGTCCCGCCGACACCGACGACACCGTGGCGACGATCTCGGCGTAGTCGACGTCGACGACCCGCGACACCGCGTGGACCATCGGGATGGTGGCCTGCCCGCCGCAGGTGACCATGTTGATGTTCGCCTCGTTGATGTGCTCGACCAGGTTCACCGGCGGTATCACGAACGGACCGATGGCCGCCGGCGTGAGATCGATCGCCCGGATCCCCGCGTCGTGGTAGCGGGTGGCGTTGGCGCGGTGCACGTAGGCGGAGGTCGCCTCGAACACGATCTGCGGAAGTTCCGGCTGGCCGAGGAGCCAGTCGACGCCTTCGTGAGATGCCTCGAGGCCCAGGTGGCGGGCGTCCGCCAGACCCCGTGACTCGGGGTCCACCCCGACCATGTAGCGGGGCTCGATCCAGTCCGAGCGAAGCAGTTTGTACAGCAGGTCGGTACCGATGTTTCCCGAACCGACGATCGCCGCCGTCACCTTCGCCATAGTTCGCCTCCGTCTCTCATTTGAAGTTGATCGACACCCCGCCGAGCGTGTCGAAGTCGGCACGAATGTTGTCCCCAGTGGCCACGTCGTACGCGCGGGTGCACGAGCCGGGCAGCACGACGTGCCCGGCCTCGAGGCGCACGCCGAAGGCGTGAACCTTGTTGGCGAGCCACGCCACTGCCGTGACCGGGTTGCCGAGCACAGCCCCGCTGCTGCCGGTCGCGATGACGGTGCCATTGCGGCGCAGCGTCGCGCCGACGGTCCTGAGGTCGACCTGATCGATGCGGGTGGCACGGGCACCGAGCACGACCCTGCACGACGATGCGTTGTCGGCGATCGTGTCACACAGCGAGATCTTCCAATCCCGTATCCGCGAGTCGATGATCTCGATGGCCGGGACTATGTACTCCGTGGCGCGCAACACATCCGCCGCGTTGCATCCCGGAGCCGGGAGAGACGAACCGAGGATGAACCCGACCTCGACCTCGACCCTGGGGTAGCAGAGCGACGCGGTGTCGACCTCGTCGTCCTCGAAGACGAACATGTCGTCGAGCAGGTGCCCGTAGTCCGGCTCGTCGACGCCCATCATCTCCTGCATGGCCTTCGAGGAGAGCCCGACCTTGTGTCCCCTGATCAGGCGTCCCTCCGCGAGCCGCTTGCGGATGTTGATCAGCTGGATCTCGTATGCGTCGACCACGTCCATGCCCGGGTGATCGAGGGTCAGCGGCCCGATTGGCTCCCGTTCGCGCTCGGCGTTCCAGAGGGCCTCCGCGGCCTGTTCTCGCTGGTCAGGGGTCATCCCGGGCACCGTCCCAGGATGGCCCATCCGCATGCACCCCACCAACGGCCTGTTCCGGCCAGCGAGACGTGACCATCGGTAGGCACGGCGCGGGCGGGCCTACTGTGCCGGACCATGCGGTTCACGACGATGTACTCGATGATCGACCCGTCGTACTACGCGCCCCTGGCGCAGGCCGCCGAGGAGGCCGGCTTCCACAGCATCGGGCTCGCCGACAGCATCTGCTACCCCCGCGAATCCGACTCGACCTACCCGTACACACCCGACGGCTCCCGTGAGTTCCTCGAGAACAAGGCCTTCATCGAACCGCTCATCTGCGCTGCGGCCATGGGGGCCGTGACCACGAAGATCCGCTTCCACACCGCGGTGCTGAAGCTGCCGATACGCAACCCGGTGATATTCGCCAAGGAGGTCACGTCGCTGGCGGCGATCACCGGAGGACGATTCGATCTCGGTGTCGGGATCAGCCCCTGGCCTGACGACTACGAGGTCTGCGGCGTCCCATGGGAGGGTCGGGGCCGCCGGTTCGAGGAGTGCATCGAGATCGTCGCCGCCCTGTCCAGCGGCGAGTACGTCGAGCACCGCGGGGAGTTCTACGACTTCCGCTCCATCCGCCTCAACCCCGGTGCCCGGGTGCCCATCCTCATCGGGGGGCACT
It contains:
- a CDS encoding acyl-CoA dehydrogenase family protein, producing MDLTWSPEDEAFRAQARAWLEENVPRPALPSGDTREGFALHLAWERRLHEDRWAVVSWPEQYGGRGASLWQWLIFEEEYYRAGAPQRVTQNGIFLLAPSIFEFGTPDQQSRILPRMAAAEDLWCQGWSEPGAGSDLAGISSRAERTERGWALHGQKIWTTRGAFCTHLFGLFRTDPESKRHRGLTYFLVPLDAPGVEVRGFGRLDGDEGFAEVFFDGVEVTDDDVLGGVGQGWSVAMATTGSERGLTLRSPGRFLAVADRLISLYKEKDAAGAVADRSLREHVAQGWMEAEAYRLFTLQAVTSIVDGAKPGAESSLNKIWWSEMDVRLHDTALALQGDDGELDDAWMRGYEFSLSGPIYAGTNEIQRNIAAERLLGLPRG
- a CDS encoding SDR family oxidoreductase encodes the protein MGRVVLVTGGGRGLGKGLVEAFAEAGDHVVACGRNQPSAGTLAASFFPCDVRDPEQVRSLVSAVVADHGRVDVLINNAGGTPYAPAATMSPRLFEKVVALNLLGPFYVAQRVNEVMQAQDDGGVIINIGSTVSMRPSKDVSAYVAAKAGLVGLTRSLALEWAPKVRVNLVSPGLLRTELLEETYGQNPGAVEKTVPMRRFATAQDVAAACLLLSSPGVSYVTGAELVVDGGGEEPAWLGAVVRDAGGEEL
- a CDS encoding dehydratase, translating into MTIGQGTTGKSVFETPDELIGAAGRHLGVTPWGTVEAAEVSDFVDATGVPAANGDVPPLMVLSLTNRFLPDLLEVRGVSSGVNYGTGAVRFPARVREGDRIRASACLAEAVEVPGGVQTTVEITIEVEGSEAPACVVESLSRWMR
- a CDS encoding SDR family oxidoreductase, which gives rise to MSDTGLAKQPEYVSGHGLLDSKVVVVTAAAGTGIGFATARRCVEEGATVVVSDAHERRLSEAADQLAAMAGERPLAIPCDVTDEAQVQALFAAAVARHGGIDVLVNNAGLGGTADLVDMTDEQWGKVVDVTLNGTFRCTRAALRHMRERGEGVIVNNASVLGWRAQQGQAHYAAAKAGVMALTRCAATEAAPYGVRVNAVAPSLAMHPFLAKVTTEELLEELKSREAFGRAAEPWEVANVIVFLASGYASYLTGEVISVSSQHP
- a CDS encoding SDR family oxidoreductase — encoded protein: MICEGRVVIVTGAGRGIGRAHALEFARQGAAVVVNDFGTALDGAGASATPAEQVVEEIRSSGGKAVANFDDVADWEGSKRIVASALESFGRLDAVVNNAGFVRDRMFANATEDEWDAVVRVHLKGHFCVARRAVAHWRDEAKAGRGNDARIINTSSGAGLLGSVGQSAYSAAKGGILSLTLVQAAELGRYGVTANAIAPAARTRMTEDVFTETMKAPEPGAFDEMAPDNVSPLVVWLGSAESAWVTGRVFEVEGGRIGVADGWQHGPTFDKAARWEPGEVGAVVKDLLAEAPPPAPVYGAAPPQGSKP
- a CDS encoding FadD3 family acyl-CoA ligase, which encodes MLVLEEATTAQTIPALLEAVAAAYPEAEAVVEGQARITYRELAELAMDAAGALVSCGVEPGDNVAIWAPNSANWIVAMLGIACAGCVLVPLNTRYQGPEAAHILNRSRAKLLITVSDFLGRDYRATLEGEQLPHLRRTVDLVTEWSSLLESGRKRAAASEARRRAAAVQPGDTSDLMFTSGTTGAPKGVPLKHGATIRSYRYYAQNLGITFGDRYLLSNPLFHTFGSKAGLVAAMTAGATLFPVPVFDASSAAELIARERITVFPGPPTVYHSLLALPPERREQLRSLRLAVTGAAAVPVELLRRMREELGFDVVLTAYGLTETTGLVTMCRAGDPPEVVSATSGRAIPGVEVRTVDAQGRPTPMGEAGEIVVRGYPVTEGYFEDEAATAETIDTDGWLHTGDVGMLDGDGGLKITDRMKDMFIVGGFNAYPAEIEAALMEFPGVAQVAVVGVPDQRLGEVGLAFVVPRPGETVVADALIDFARGRMANFKVPRRVEIVAALPLNASGKVLKNVLRQKALEERGVLS
- a CDS encoding AMP-binding protein, giving the protein MAPATDDLHRPAYGGDLLVRGLKRNPSKPAVYLGDRVLTSAEMSDEISRWVQAYEAWGITQGSPTATLAANRPEVLFAIGAGMVAGCRGTALHPMGSLDDHSYILEDAGIETLFYDPSTYEERAMALKEKVPGLKRVIALAPTDAAEDVPTAAARFGTRTLRPAGAAPDAPYSIAYTGGTTGRPKGVVGTYRSMSTMTTIQMAEWQWPDELKFLCCTPLSHAGAAFFVPTLLRGGSLYVLPHFDPERVLDTIEKHRITATMLVPTMIYVLLDHPKTATSDLSSLQMLYYGAAAMSPTRLDEGIDLLGRIFFQYYGQAECPMTITVLRTEEHTPGDRERLSTCGRPVPWLDVALLDDEGQEVAQGDPGEICVRGPLVMKEYLNKPEQTAEALRFGWLHTGDVARADEEGFLTIVDRKKDMIVTGGFNVFPREIEDVLSSHPSVSAAAVIGVPDDKWGEAVKAVVVRKPGSEVADSELIALAKDRKGPVSAPKTVDFVDAIPVSPLGKPDKKALRAQYWGGADRMVN
- the dmpG gene encoding 4-hydroxy-2-oxovalerate aldolase, whose translation is MPYSDTLDIRVTDTSLRDGSHAKRHQFTEDDVITIVEALDAAGVPVIEVTHGDGLGGSSFNYGFSLVDERKLMKAAVATAKKAKIAALMLPGVGTKDDITAVAELGISVIRIATHCTEADVSEQHFGLAREIGLETVGFLMMAHSQPPEILAKQARIMVDAGCQCVYVVDSAGAMVMEDASDRVAALVAEIGSEAQVGFHGHENLSLSVANTVLAVRAGAVQVDGSTRRFGAGAGNTSVEAMAAVFERLGIRTGIDVLAIIDAAEDVVRPVMDGECTLDRLALIMGYAGVYSSFLKHAYRAADRYGVSGAEILLECGRQGLVGGQEDQIIQIAAELAKQAS
- a CDS encoding acetaldehyde dehydrogenase (acetylating), coding for MAKVTAAIVGSGNIGTDLLYKLLRSDWIEPRYMVGVDPESRGLADARHLGLEASHEGVDWLLGQPELPQIVFEATSAYVHRANATRYHDAGIRAIDLTPAAIGPFVIPPVNLVEHINEANINMVTCGGQATIPMVHAVSRVVDVDYAEIVATVSSVSAGPGTRQNIDEFTRTTSRAVEVLGGAARGKAIIVLNPADPPIMMRDTIFCSLPAAADHDKVDRSVRQMVESVQAYVPGYRMRSDPQFDEVPDGKGGTTGRVAIFVEVEGAGDFLPPYAGNLDIMTAAAAKVGDEIARHISSGE
- a CDS encoding 2-keto-4-pentenoate hydratase — protein: MTPDQREQAAEALWNAEREREPIGPLTLDHPGMDVVDAYEIQLINIRKRLAEGRLIRGHKVGLSSKAMQEMMGVDEPDYGHLLDDMFVFEDDEVDTASLCYPRVEVEVGFILGSSLPAPGCNAADVLRATEYIVPAIEIIDSRIRDWKISLCDTIADNASSCRVVLGARATRIDQVDLRTVGATLRRNGTVIATGSSGAVLGNPVTAVAWLANKVHAFGVRLEAGHVVLPGSCTRAYDVATGDNIRADFDTLGGVSINFK
- a CDS encoding TIGR03619 family F420-dependent LLM class oxidoreductase; its protein translation is MRFTTMYSMIDPSYYAPLAQAAEEAGFHSIGLADSICYPRESDSTYPYTPDGSREFLENKAFIEPLICAAAMGAVTTKIRFHTAVLKLPIRNPVIFAKEVTSLAAITGGRFDLGVGISPWPDDYEVCGVPWEGRGRRFEECIEIVAALSSGEYVEHRGEFYDFRSIRLNPGARVPILIGGHSQRSLERAARLGDGWLPAGMSTDELAIAMSSLRELRKRYERDHLPFSVHAISMDAFTADGVRRLADLGVTHAVGGFSSFNPYGREADTETLQQKVDALNRYAEKVIAPVADIAET